Proteins encoded by one window of Microplitis mediator isolate UGA2020A chromosome 1, iyMicMedi2.1, whole genome shotgun sequence:
- the LOC130668422 gene encoding transmembrane reductase CYB561D2, with amino-acid sequence MTSEQGNVEKIINSPGMINIVVTVITHVLLLIPVFYIIVVYFIKYSFFSWHPILTVLGVGLLIFEGIFAISGETNLVSRVTRANRITIHWILITAGLTLMGIGLIIAVVNKNRLNKYHFSTTHGQLGLSAIVISCVVAGFGIIANNTRWLYPRVRPVLIKVAHAFGGITITIIFIATIINGTYKHSFPGTDVGRDISFACFFFAAIFLLFKPIIGAVSRSRVILKPSQTQAA; translated from the exons ATGACGAGCGAACAAGGAAATgttgagaaaataattaatagtccGGGAATGATAAATATTGTGGTGACAGTAATAACACATGTGTTGTTATTAATTCcagtattttatattattgttgtttattttattaagtactcatttttttcttggcaTCCGATTCTGACGGTTCTTGGg GTGGGATTGCTGATATTTGAAGGAATATTCGCAATATCCGGAGAGACAAATTTGGTATCACGAGTCACACGTGCCAATAGAATAACAATTCATTGGATATTGATAACCGCAGGATTAACGCTGATGGGAATTGGGCTGATAATTGCGGTCGTTAATAAAAACCGCcttaataaatatcattttagtACAACCCATGGGCAATTAGGACTCAGTGCTATTGTTATTTCCTGCGTGGTAGCAGGATTTGGTATTATTGCCAATAATACGCGTTGGCTGTATCCCCGAGTAAGGCCGGTCCTAATAAAAGTCGCCCATGCATTCGGTGGCATCACAATTACTATTATATTCATTGCAACAATTATTAATGGTACTTACAAACATTCATTCCCTGGCACTGATGTCGGCAGAGATATTTCATTcgcatgtttttttttcgctgctattttcttacttttcaaACCCATAATTGGTGCGGTTTCAAGGTCACGCGTTATTTTAAAACCATCACAGACTCAAGCCGCGTAA
- the LOC130677520 gene encoding uncharacterized protein LOC130677520, whose amino-acid sequence MTTKALFISVIVVIATALCILFIIITTSSNSDDKSHGDQQIKASGSNSEPGTVETNPNSGDKSHGDQPTKENGSNSEPGTVETNLNSGDKSREDPPAVVEKLMIDQNVGEKYKTLATEYSNNIATAFQNKFMETEDGVLRPNTSELSNFGIKLLSMYQLDNKKTEYLTIVEDVIKKMEEKLKSLGSMNKIPWKDNWYALSITYPRMLAMYEYMGNNKEIKRICHDRIVKLVPKLNKSLGHERFGHHIVLMGIPRLLTNKLNEPSQYERDIASPEFKTLQKELNKEFNTGTGVQNGIYQDYSCIHDNDVATFSAILALGGFCVDMYTWLGYESTLVDSVKKILDKTIHPNLDFIAYGLFGREPNITCKEVLDTHWPNYIRNKNFDVNIFPFIGLGVFKSKDFIFSIRVQRDNIAAYEFDMSYQEYALGWIQMRKLYLVGVDYSSYESKMEWKDLKLQPGVISFADDNDNKFNEFYTEDPKTVISRSCQNIESYIGHLKSPSDKKLLYWFNKYKFEYFYGKDVVISEIGVCTDNGLVMRYEIKNNSGKTLKLISKDKDIGEKMHFKASNDPGTETSIPSSKEPVTVNWYQLFKENIEPTTVNWNDASNFMSFTFEGDTYSIEQPAKYHIVKCNGTIILAGNHHSFRKDTITHRDTSGKTITFERDPNTLMFLPQKN is encoded by the coding sequence ATGACGACAAAGGCTTTATTCATATCTGTAATAGTAGTTATTGCAACAGCATTGtgcattttgtttattattattacaacttCATCAAATAGCGACGATAAATCGCATGGGGACCAACAGATAAAGGCGAGTGGATCGAATAGTGAACCAGGCACAGTTGAAACTAATCCAAATAGCGGCGATAAATCGCATGGGGACCAACCAACAAAGGAGAATGGATCGAATAGTGAACCAGGCACAGTtgaaactaatttaaatagcGGCGATAAATCGCGTGAGGACCCACCAGCGGTGGTAGAAAAATTGATGATTGATCAAAATGTaggtgaaaaatataaaacactGGCGACCGAGTATTCCAATAACATAGCGACAGCAttccaaaataaattcatgGAAACTGAAGACGGGGTGTTGAGACCAAATACTTCAGAACTCAGTAATTTTGGAATCAAATTGTTATCAATGTATCAATTAGACAATAAAAAGACCGAGTATTTAACGATCGTTGAagatgtgataaaaaaaatggaagaaaAACTAAAGAGTTTAGGCAGCATGAACAAAATCCCTTGGAAGGATAATTGGTATGCTTTGTCCATCACATATCCTCGTATGCTCGCGATGTACGAGTACATGGGAAACAATAAAGAGATTAAGAGAATTTGCCACGACAGAATTGTAAAATTAGTGcccaaattaaataaatcattaggCCATGAACGATTTGGTCATCACATTGTCCTTATGGGGATTCCACGTTTATTAACGAATAAATTGAACGAACCTTCTCAATACGAAAGAGATATAGCATCACCGGAATTCAAAACTCTTCAAAAAGAGTTGAATAAAGAGTTCAATACAGGTACTGGGGTACAAAACGGTATTTATCAAGACTATTCGTGTATTCATGATAACGACGTCGCGACATTTTCAGCGATACTCGCACTGGGAGGGTTTTGTGTTGATATGTACACTTGGCTCGGTTATGAATCGACACTCGTGGATTCTGTGAAGAAAATATTAGACAAAACGATCCATCCGAATTTGGATTTTATAGCCTACGGTCTGTTTGGCCGGGAACCAAACATAACTTGTAAGGAAGTTTTAGATACGCATTGGCCAAATTacataagaaataaaaattttgatgtaaATATATTTCCTTTCATTGGTCTCGGCGTATTCAAATCAAaagatttcatattttcgaTACGCGTTCAACGTGACAATATTGCTGCCTACGAATTTGATATGTCGTATCAGGAATACGCTCTTGGATGGATTCAAATGCGTAAGTTATATCTCGTGGGAGTTGATTATAGTTCATATGAAAGTAAAATGGAGTGGAAGGATCTAAAACTACAACCGGGCGTAATTTCATTTgctgatgataatgataataaattcaatgaattttataCTGAAGATCCTAAGACTGTTATCTCACGTTCATGTCAAAACATTGAATCATATATTGGACATTTGAAATCTCCTAGTGACAAGAAACTACTGTACTggttcaataaatataaatttgaatatttctaTGGAAAAGATGTTGTAATTTCGGAAATCGGTGTTTGTACAGACAACGGTTTAGTTATGCGTTATGAAATTAAGAACAATTCTGGTAAGACATTGAAATTGATATCAAAAGACAAAGATATTGGTGAGAAAATGCATTTTAAAGCTTCTAATGATCCCGGTACAGAAACTTCTATCCCTAGCAGCAAAGAACCGGTAACAGTTAATTGGTATCAGCTATTTAAAGAAAACATTGAGCCTACAACAGTTAATTGGAATGATGCATCGAATTTCATGTCATTCACCTTTGAAGGCGACACTTATTCAATTGAACAGCCTGCGAAATATCATATTGTCAAATGCAATGGTACAATAATACTCGCGGGTAATCATCACAGTTTTCGTAAAGACACTATAACTCATCGTGATACGAGTGGTAAAACCATAACATTCGAAAGAGATCCTAATACACTTATGTTTCTAcctcagaaaaattaa
- the LOC130678197 gene encoding uncharacterized protein LOC130678197: MLFIAILLTVIFIIGAIVYWSQPLEEPKVDSSPIRNIFVNDSDDKFFDGDVKDFITELKNSLSKNPLLPKHADLFNNYNTDFTEAYGRYFVDKNVPKIREISFFGIAMISKYVETNRKIYLSVAENLIKNTNEKLNQIKMSNQEIPWDIDWYDISVSLTRMLATYQLTDGNEELKRNSHNIIIEIIPKINESLGWTVQGLELASISVPRLITNFINEPEKLYRDLELGIIPSIVNEICTVVYNPGTTGDGIYFDGSSVENGVATFENLSKFSEFYTVTFRTLYYSVDVDKFVTETFDKILHPSMDFIPYGLFGVEPKINCTEILSNNWPNYKRKSKFGVNIFPRIGLGAFKSSNFVFSLRVQRPDLAIYESDPKNFEFPAGWVQMRKLYLTKVEYRKYENEMKWPELKLQPGVISFADDNSNDFKELKSEFGRQRYIYENVKSLIGHLENLGKSVMYWRNEYNFHVYQNVDIIEFGICTENGLVMRYDVNNKSNRVLKIKLSDDDIAGNLMHFDGKFFEMNYSDGVVTMEKNSREVLNWRQVFDLDVKPWDVNLDRTEQHISFSIDSDDYVIESYDDYHVVRRNGDLTLAGSFKTFSQTIINHSDRGNNYQFQLDGATLMYRL; encoded by the coding sequence ATGTTGTTCATCGCCATATTACTAACAGTGATTTTCATAATCGGCGCAATAGTTTACTGGTCGCAACCCCTCGAAGAACCAAAAGTAGATTCTTCACCAATCcgaaatatatttgtaaatgaCTCCGATGATAAATTCTTCGACGGAGACGTAAAAGATTTCATCACcgagttaaaaaattcattgtcaaaaaatccACTCCTACCCAAGCACGcagatttatttaacaattacaACACCGATTTCACTGAAGCCTACGGAAGATATTTCGTTGATAAAAACGTACCTAAAATTCGGGAAATCTCTTTCTTTGGTATCGCGATGATTTCAAAATATGTGGAGActaacagaaaaatttatttatctgtcgccgaaaatcttataaaaaatacaaacgaAAAATTAAACCAAATAAAGATGAGTAATCAAGAAATACCATGGGACATTGATTGGTACGATATTTCCGTTTCACTAACGCGCATGCTCGCAACGTATCAATTAACTGACGGTAATGAAGAACTTAAACGAAATTCTCACAatataattatcgaaataatTCCGAAAATTAACGAATCATTGGGCTGGACCGTACAGGGACTCGAACTTGCTTCAATTTCGGTCCCCagattaattactaatttcattAATGAACCTGAAAAATTGTACCGCGATCTTGAATTGGGTATAATTCCGAGCATTGTTAATGAAATATGTACAGTTGTTTACAACCCCGGCACTACCGGCGATGGAATTTATTTTGACGGCTCGTCTGTAGAAAATGGTGTCGcgacttttgaaaatttatcaaagttCAGTGAATTTTATACTGTTACATTTCGAACCCTATATTATTCCGTGGACGTCGATAAGTTTGTTACTGAAACATTTGACAAAATCCTTCACCCGTCGATGGATTTTATACCTTACGGATTATTTGGAGTCgagccaaaaataaattgcacTGAAATTTTGTCAAACAATTGGccaaattataaaagaaaatcaaaatttggcGTCAATATATTTCCTCGTATTGGTCTCGGTGCATTTAAGTCatcaaattttgtattttcatTGCGCGTCCAACGCCCGGACCTCGCGATCTACGAAAgtgatccgaaaaattttgaatttcccgcgGGATGGGTTCAAATGCGTAAATTATATCTTACAAAAGTTGAATACcgtaaatatgaaaatgaaatgaaatggCCTGAGCTTAAATTACAACCGGGCGTGATATCTTTTGCTGATGATAATTCAAATGATTTTAAAGAATTGAAATCTGAATTTGGCCGCCAGCGATATATTTACGAAAATGTTAAGTCGTTAATTGGACATTTGGAAAATTTGGGAAAATCGGTGATGTATTGGAGGaatgaatataattttcatgttTACCAAAATGTTGACATAATTGAGTTTGGAATTTGCACTGAAAACGGTTTAGTTATGAGATATGACGTCAATAATAAATCGAACAGGGTTTTGAAGATAAAATTGAGTGATGACGATATTGCTGGAAATTTGATGCACTTTGACGGTAAATTCTTCGAGATGAATTACAGCGACGGTGTGGTAacgatggaaaaaaattctagagaAGTATTAAATTGGCGGCAAGTTTTCGACCTGGATGTTAAACCTTGGGACGTTAATTTGGACAGAACGGAACAACATATTTCCTTCtcgattgattctgacgattATGTGATTGAGTCTTATGACGATTATCACGTTGTCAGACGCAATGGGGATTTGACACTCGCTGGAAGTTTCAAGACGTTTAGTCaaacaattattaatcattCGGATAGAGGAAATAATTATCAGTTTCAATTGGACGGTGCTACACTTATGTATCGgctgtaa